From the Silurus meridionalis isolate SWU-2019-XX chromosome 5, ASM1480568v1, whole genome shotgun sequence genome, one window contains:
- the gnpda2 gene encoding glucosamine-6-phosphate isomerase 2, whose protein sequence is MRLVILDDYDLASEWAAKYIRNRIIQFKPSAERYFTLGLPTGSTPLGVYKKLIEYYKSGDISFKYVKTFNMDEYVGLPRDHPESYHSYMWNNFFKHIDIEPQNTHILDGNATDLQTECDLFEQKITAAGGIELFVGGIGPDGHIAFNEPGSSLVSRTRVKTLAKDTIVANARFFGNDLSKVPSMTLTVGVGTVMDAREVMILITGAHKAFALYKAIEEGVNHMWTVSAFQQHPRTIFVCDEDATLELRVKTVKYFKGLMHVHNQLVEPTHSMKDYKD, encoded by the exons ATGAGGCTTGTGATCCTTGATGACTATGACTTGGCAAGTGAGTGGGCTGCCAAATACATCCGCAACCGTATTATCCAGTTTAAGCCCAGTGCAGAGAGATACTTTACTCTTGGTCTGCCCACAG GAAGCACACCACTGGGCGTTTACAAGAAGCTGATTGAATATTACAAGAGTGGAGACATCTCCTTTAAATATGTGAAGACTTTTAACATGGATGAGTATGTTG GCCTGCCTAGGGACCACCCGGAGAGTTACCATTCCTACATGTGGAACAACTTCTTCAAACATATTGACATCGAACCACAGAATACCCACATTTTGGATGGAAACGCAACTGACCTGCAGACTGAGTGTGACTTGTTTGAACAGAAGATAACAGCTGCTGGGGGCATTGAGTTATTTGTAGGAG GAATTGGACCAGATGGCCACATTGCCTTTAATGAACCAGGGTCCAGTTTGGTGTCAAGGACCCGAGTGAAGACACTGGCTAAAGACACAATAGTGGCCAACGCTCGCTTCTTTGGGAACGACTTGTCTAAAGTGCCCTCCATGACTCTCACAGTTGGCGTGGGCACTGTTATGGATGCTAGAGAG GTTATGATCCTGATCACAGGAGCACACAAAGCCTTTGCCTTATATAAGGCCATAGAAGAAGGGGTGAACCACATGTGGACTGTATCTGCATTCCAGCAGCATCCTCGTACCATCTTTGTGTGTGATGAAGATGCCACACTCGAGCTCAGGGTCAAGACTGTAAAGTACTTTAAAG GGCTAATGCATGTCCACAATCAGCTGGTTGAGCCAACCCACAGCATGAAGGACTATAAGGATTAA